A single window of Oceanispirochaeta sp. M1 DNA harbors:
- a CDS encoding tripartite tricarboxylate transporter permease, which yields MNLFIEGFQQLFQLSNFIAMNIGLLLGMIFGAIPGLTVILCIVLFLPFTYSMGAIQSFMFLLGMYCAGSFGGSISAILIRTPGTPHATATMLDGYPLSQRGQTHKALNIALQASTFGGIVSAVILLFLAPQVSVFAQKMGTPEYFLVCAFGLTIIAGVSGKTLINGIMAGALGLFIATIGLDPMTSNTRFIFNNINLYSGFDLVICLIGLFALSEILGKSKKEKKVETPQLHKEEKKLNKITRADYKKMAKPAIISSLIGVIIGIIPGTGASMASFVSYDRAKRMSKTPGEFGKGSIEGIAATETANNAVTGATLIPLLTLGIPGDGAVAIMLGALMINGLTPGPKLFVNHGVTMYAIMLGLIFVNIFMFLQGKFLTPIFAKIIRIPIAILTPIIVIFCFAGAYSVKTSMFDIYVALSFAVLAYILNKLEIPTIPVLLGLVLGPITEENFRRSLKLSDGSWNIFVSSPISIALILIIALSLFVILKGKLNEKTPGDHVEEA from the coding sequence ATGAATTTGTTTATAGAAGGCTTTCAACAGCTGTTTCAACTGTCAAACTTTATAGCAATGAATATCGGACTGCTCCTGGGGATGATCTTCGGAGCCATACCCGGTCTGACTGTTATATTATGCATTGTTCTCTTTCTTCCCTTCACCTACTCCATGGGTGCCATACAGTCCTTTATGTTTCTACTGGGAATGTATTGCGCGGGAAGCTTTGGAGGATCGATTTCTGCTATTCTGATCAGAACTCCCGGAACCCCGCATGCCACGGCGACCATGCTGGACGGCTACCCCCTGTCCCAAAGAGGCCAGACTCATAAGGCCCTGAATATCGCCCTCCAGGCATCTACCTTCGGAGGCATAGTCAGTGCTGTGATTCTCCTGTTTCTGGCACCTCAGGTCAGTGTTTTTGCTCAAAAGATGGGTACTCCCGAATATTTTCTTGTGTGTGCCTTCGGACTGACCATCATTGCCGGTGTATCGGGTAAAACCCTGATAAATGGAATTATGGCAGGTGCCCTGGGACTGTTTATTGCGACCATCGGTCTGGACCCCATGACAAGCAATACACGATTTATATTCAATAATATAAATTTGTATTCCGGATTCGATCTGGTAATCTGTCTGATCGGACTCTTCGCTCTGAGTGAAATACTGGGGAAAAGTAAAAAAGAGAAAAAAGTTGAAACCCCTCAGCTCCATAAAGAAGAAAAGAAACTCAATAAAATAACCAGGGCCGATTATAAAAAGATGGCTAAGCCTGCCATTATTTCATCTCTTATCGGTGTCATCATAGGCATCATACCGGGAACTGGTGCATCCATGGCCTCCTTTGTCAGTTATGACAGAGCTAAGAGGATGAGTAAGACTCCCGGGGAATTCGGCAAGGGTTCCATTGAGGGAATTGCCGCAACCGAAACGGCGAACAATGCGGTCACAGGGGCAACATTGATTCCCCTCCTGACTCTGGGGATTCCCGGAGACGGCGCTGTGGCCATTATGCTGGGTGCCCTGATGATCAATGGACTGACACCCGGACCAAAGCTCTTTGTCAATCATGGTGTGACTATGTATGCCATCATGCTGGGGCTTATATTTGTTAACATATTCATGTTTCTCCAGGGAAAATTCCTGACACCGATCTTTGCAAAAATAATCAGGATACCCATCGCCATTCTGACCCCGATTATTGTGATATTCTGTTTTGCCGGGGCCTACTCTGTCAAAACATCCATGTTTGATATCTATGTCGCTCTCAGTTTCGCCGTCCTGGCCTATATCCTGAATAAACTGGAGATTCCCACCATTCCGGTTCTACTGGGACTGGTTCTGGGACCCATCACGGAAGAGAATTTCAGACGATCCCTCAAACTTTCCGACGGGAGCTGGAATATCTTTGTCAGCTCTCCCATAAGCATTGCATTGATCCTGATCATTGCGCTATCCCTTTTTGTTATCCTGAAGGGCAAACTGAATGAAAAAACACCAGGAGATCATGTTGAAGAAGCCTAA
- a CDS encoding tripartite tricarboxylate transporter TctB family protein: MDSKPIHPISKLSAILDNLDGFIDRTGLALEQRKFKLYPSMAGSALFLALSGLILLIMPGQIKIQPDQAITARTFPSILAYMMMGGAILNLIKDLIKLGRKETVPFSEVCLFTEIKALILLLFLIIYALLMPLIGFITSSVIYGILMLFYFRIRNWKYYLLLTVLAVIIGFLFKNILHVRLP, translated from the coding sequence ATGGATTCCAAGCCCATTCATCCCATTTCAAAATTGTCTGCGATTCTTGATAATCTGGATGGTTTCATTGACAGGACAGGCCTTGCCCTGGAACAGAGGAAGTTTAAACTATACCCCTCCATGGCCGGTTCCGCCCTTTTTCTGGCACTCTCCGGTCTCATTTTATTAATAATGCCCGGTCAGATTAAAATACAGCCCGATCAAGCCATCACAGCCAGAACCTTCCCTTCAATTCTGGCCTATATGATGATGGGAGGAGCAATTCTCAATCTGATAAAGGACCTGATCAAACTGGGCCGGAAAGAGACAGTTCCCTTCAGCGAAGTATGTCTGTTCACCGAAATAAAAGCATTAATTCTGCTTTTATTTCTTATCATCTATGCCCTGCTGATGCCGCTCATCGGATTCATAACCAGTTCTGTCATCTACGGCATCCTGATGCTGTTCTACTTTCGAATCAGAAACTGGAAATACTACCTGCTGCTAACTGTGCTGGCAGTTATCATCGGATTCCTGTTTAAAAATATCTTACACGTTCGGCTGCCCTAG
- a CDS encoding tripartite tricarboxylate transporter substrate binding protein, with product MKKVVLLLLIGMLSIGTLSAAGQAEEVSIDSWPEGAVTVICPWAVGGVADMVNRKAATFGAEYLGVPILATNELGAGGNVALTNYLKNAANAETLIFAGEGAFSIAPNVDGSDALRFTYDDYVPVINLYSAIFVMTADAKLNITDLESLKAYAKGKKVKVAVNGVAGSEAFLAKALFKELGLELDLISYNGANLALDAASKGETAFAISHQSQAKGSVEGGILNPVVVFDKDGVNNDVFKNVKGVGDYGYTAYFRNRCFVMARKGTDPKVVDKIRTAYLAIMEEPEIREFYKSLMIEIDPMELADFDKHVEDVIAIVKSNQ from the coding sequence TTGAAAAAAGTTGTATTGTTGTTATTGATTGGAATGTTATCCATTGGAACCCTCAGTGCTGCCGGACAGGCTGAAGAAGTGAGTATTGATTCATGGCCGGAGGGCGCTGTTACTGTTATCTGCCCCTGGGCAGTGGGCGGTGTAGCCGATATGGTCAACAGAAAAGCGGCCACATTCGGTGCTGAATACCTTGGTGTTCCCATTCTGGCAACCAATGAACTGGGTGCCGGTGGCAATGTAGCTCTCACAAACTATCTTAAAAACGCAGCTAATGCCGAAACTCTTATATTCGCTGGTGAAGGTGCTTTTTCTATTGCCCCCAATGTGGATGGCTCCGATGCCCTGCGCTTCACATATGATGATTATGTACCCGTAATCAATCTTTATTCTGCCATCTTTGTAATGACCGCCGATGCAAAACTGAATATTACAGATCTGGAATCTCTCAAGGCCTACGCCAAGGGTAAAAAAGTGAAGGTAGCCGTAAACGGTGTTGCCGGTTCCGAAGCCTTCCTGGCAAAAGCCCTTTTCAAAGAACTCGGTCTTGAACTGGATCTGATCAGCTACAACGGTGCCAACCTGGCCCTTGATGCAGCGTCTAAAGGAGAAACCGCATTTGCAATATCTCATCAGTCCCAGGCGAAGGGCAGCGTTGAGGGAGGAATACTGAATCCCGTTGTCGTCTTTGACAAGGATGGGGTGAACAATGATGTATTCAAAAATGTTAAGGGTGTGGGAGACTACGGTTACACAGCCTACTTCAGAAACCGCTGTTTTGTCATGGCCAGAAAAGGAACTGATCCAAAGGTTGTTGATAAGATCCGGACAGCCTATCTTGCCATAATGGAAGAGCCCGAAATAAGAGAGTTCTACAAATCTCTGATGATCGAAATAGATCCCATGGAGCTGGCTGACTTTGACAAGCATGTTGAAGATGTCATCGCCATCGTCAAAAGCAATCAGTAA
- a CDS encoding sensor domain-containing diguanylate cyclase: MFKKKETRMVFNTLLLSLILLSFGFLTINIFHFYFQKQTFKKGILDSTLPMTVSIVTATLEEKNYQYSLISDLLVKEIVDELNWGESVNDPALILSRLMDWSESLNTKNIGLVDLKSQSYFDSFGRVLSLDYTSDRDQWVLEMLEYPVDYRFTLYYPVEEEYEGLYSFFGDRKIRNHEGEIVGLIGLGLSYESIYSRVKDFNEKIKISFLDGDGTIRLPEERRGEDIWSLYELDKQDLSMTFEENSFLHWYKADDQSFLVSVSYLPEIKNHLLIELDISEYYGEFRRKFIFTILSGAIFSLFLIIIYLIYIYRSHKTLHWKACHDSLTGCFNRTFLDHYLSKERKFFKNQYDPLVLVHFDIDLFKDVNDRLGHLKGDEVLIEVALIARSGLRSGDCLVRLGGDEFILILSMGMDRGEEISERLKNTIFEQTGVSISMGITEIKRDDTFEDAMKRADAALYISKERGRNRITRSNE, translated from the coding sequence ATGTTCAAAAAAAAAGAAACGAGGATGGTTTTTAATACCCTTCTTCTGTCTTTAATTCTACTCTCATTCGGATTTCTTACTATTAACATATTTCACTTTTATTTTCAAAAGCAGACTTTCAAAAAAGGGATACTGGACAGTACTCTTCCTATGACTGTCAGCATAGTAACAGCAACTCTGGAAGAGAAGAACTACCAATACAGCCTCATCAGTGATCTGCTGGTCAAAGAAATCGTGGATGAACTGAATTGGGGGGAATCAGTAAATGATCCCGCCCTTATCCTGTCCCGCCTCATGGATTGGAGTGAGAGTTTAAATACCAAAAATATCGGCCTGGTCGATCTGAAGTCTCAGAGTTATTTTGACAGTTTCGGTCGGGTGTTGTCCCTTGATTATACCAGTGATAGAGATCAATGGGTTTTGGAGATGCTGGAATATCCTGTAGATTATCGTTTTACCCTGTATTATCCAGTTGAGGAGGAGTATGAAGGATTATACTCTTTCTTCGGTGATCGAAAGATCAGAAACCATGAGGGAGAGATCGTCGGGCTGATTGGATTGGGATTATCATATGAATCCATATACAGCAGAGTCAAAGATTTCAACGAGAAAATAAAAATTTCCTTTCTGGATGGAGACGGTACCATCAGGCTGCCTGAAGAACGAAGAGGAGAAGATATCTGGAGTCTATATGAATTGGACAAACAGGATCTATCAATGACTTTTGAGGAAAACAGTTTTCTACACTGGTATAAAGCCGATGATCAATCTTTTCTTGTCAGTGTCAGCTACCTCCCGGAAATAAAGAACCACCTTTTAATCGAACTGGACATAAGTGAATATTACGGAGAGTTCAGGAGAAAGTTTATTTTTACCATACTGTCCGGAGCCATTTTTTCTCTCTTCCTTATCATTATCTATCTAATCTATATCTATCGTTCCCATAAGACTCTTCATTGGAAAGCTTGTCATGATTCACTCACCGGCTGTTTCAACAGAACCTTTCTGGATCATTATCTGAGTAAGGAGCGGAAATTCTTTAAGAATCAGTATGATCCTTTAGTGCTGGTTCATTTTGATATCGATCTTTTTAAGGATGTAAATGATCGCCTGGGACATCTCAAAGGAGATGAGGTGCTTATTGAGGTGGCCCTCATAGCCAGATCCGGTTTACGAAGCGGAGACTGCTTAGTCCGCCTTGGGGGGGATGAGTTTATTCTTATCCTGAGTATGGGAATGGACCGGGGCGAGGAGATTTCTGAACGTTTAAAAAATACCATTTTCGAACAGACCGGTGTCAGTATTTCCATGGGCATAACAGAGATTAAGAGAGACGATACCTTTGAAGACGCCATGAAACGTGCAGATGCTGCCTTGTATATATCAAAAGAGAGAGGACGTAACCGCATTACCAGATCGAATGAATAG
- a CDS encoding substrate-binding domain-containing protein, giving the protein MKEPQYYKIYKHIINRINSGELQDGATLETEMELTKQFNVSRVTIRKALELLVNEGFLSRQRGKGSVVMLNEDTRRNAGLQSHFTPSFSMAGGGQRVIGFILPDFSSGFEMKIVEGMEKEAEKHGFFLVMKLTKGDQKLEEKAIRNLLALGVTGLIILPQHGEFYNPVIMELSIKGFPFVLVDRELRGLKSSFVGTDNIAAAYQAVQYLYENGHRNILYLTPPVRNTSALEDRMEGARSALDAFNIPCRESLFLSDFQSTIPMPDSDLLANMEADKKILIDFFSREKGVTAIFASEYRLALLASDVLKELNLRIPEDISIICFDSPIDYFGQFSFTHLRQNEYGMGELAMEMLNRIIEGESDIQKKVLPAELVHGTTTSSVS; this is encoded by the coding sequence ATGAAAGAACCTCAGTATTATAAAATATACAAACATATAATTAACAGAATCAACAGTGGTGAGTTACAGGATGGTGCCACCCTGGAAACTGAGATGGAGTTGACAAAACAGTTTAATGTCAGTCGGGTGACCATCCGTAAGGCCCTGGAGCTTCTTGTTAATGAAGGTTTCTTATCAAGGCAACGGGGAAAAGGATCTGTTGTGATGCTTAATGAAGATACCCGTAGGAATGCGGGATTACAGAGTCATTTTACACCCAGTTTCTCCATGGCCGGCGGTGGTCAGAGGGTCATCGGGTTTATCCTGCCGGATTTCTCATCCGGTTTTGAAATGAAAATTGTAGAAGGAATGGAGAAAGAAGCCGAGAAGCATGGTTTCTTTCTTGTCATGAAATTAACCAAGGGTGATCAAAAACTTGAGGAAAAGGCGATTAGGAACCTTCTGGCCCTGGGGGTTACAGGTCTGATAATCCTTCCTCAGCATGGTGAGTTCTACAATCCTGTAATTATGGAATTATCAATCAAAGGGTTTCCTTTTGTATTGGTGGATCGTGAGTTAAGAGGTTTGAAATCGTCTTTTGTAGGGACTGACAACATTGCTGCTGCCTATCAGGCTGTTCAGTATCTTTATGAGAACGGACATCGGAATATACTCTATCTTACTCCTCCTGTACGCAATACTTCTGCTCTGGAAGATCGAATGGAGGGAGCCAGATCTGCACTGGATGCTTTTAATATACCCTGCCGGGAATCACTATTTTTAAGTGATTTCCAGAGCACCATACCCATGCCTGATTCGGATTTACTGGCAAATATGGAAGCTGATAAGAAAATTCTTATTGATTTTTTCTCCCGTGAGAAGGGTGTAACGGCCATTTTTGCGAGTGAATATCGTCTAGCATTATTGGCATCTGATGTCTTGAAAGAACTAAATCTCAGAATTCCAGAAGATATTTCCATTATCTGTTTTGATAGTCCCATAGATTATTTCGGTCAGTTCAGTTTTACTCATCTCAGACAGAATGAATATGGGATGGGTGAACTGGCAATGGAGATGCTCAACCGGATTATCGAGGGTGAGAGTGATATACAAAAAAAAGTTCTTCCAGCCGAACTGGTTCATGGAACAACTACCAGCTCTGTGTCGTAA
- a CDS encoding extracellular solute-binding protein produces MKKILITLLVLLSAGMMFANGAGDEGTSAKKVVKIAFKEPGGSEAMTKWMTAAKAEFEATYPDVTVELSANLSNEADYNTKTALILQSDDSIDVVHVDSFLVPALAAPGYLAAIPTEEWAEYNDQFAGNVKEGMKIDGKTYAVSFSTDTRGLYYNRTVFKKAGVALPFEPKDWSDILDAVQKLHNAGIAYPIWMNGAKAQGEGTTMQTFEMLISGTDDWIIDGDKWVAKADGITASLKFIQNLYDMGIYDNNELATMLDAQSWMVLNEKMPQGQEVGILLDGNWKGGDFKGYEDSIGVTPMPRAAGDGFTSMSGGWTLGISSLSKNKDLAMDFIKIACNKENMLIYVNTSGDMTTRRDVAVEKAYIEGGQFRADMTPFAEYTHFRPGKELYPSISIEIQSAVESVITGQMSAEEAAESYATNVKDLSDEGNWIEK; encoded by the coding sequence ATGAAAAAAATTTTGATAACATTGCTGGTACTGCTATCTGCAGGCATGATGTTTGCCAACGGAGCTGGTGACGAGGGAACTTCCGCTAAGAAGGTTGTGAAAATTGCCTTCAAAGAACCCGGTGGAAGTGAAGCCATGACCAAATGGATGACTGCTGCAAAGGCAGAATTTGAAGCCACTTATCCCGATGTTACTGTAGAGCTTTCTGCCAATTTAAGTAATGAGGCTGACTACAATACAAAAACAGCATTAATTCTTCAATCAGATGATTCTATAGATGTTGTCCACGTGGACAGCTTTCTGGTACCGGCTCTGGCGGCTCCTGGGTATCTTGCAGCCATACCGACAGAAGAGTGGGCTGAATACAACGATCAGTTTGCTGGAAATGTTAAAGAGGGAATGAAGATTGATGGTAAAACCTATGCTGTTTCGTTCTCTACAGATACAAGGGGTCTGTATTATAATCGTACAGTCTTTAAAAAAGCCGGTGTAGCTCTACCCTTTGAACCCAAAGACTGGTCTGATATTCTTGATGCCGTACAAAAACTGCATAATGCCGGCATTGCCTATCCCATATGGATGAATGGTGCTAAGGCTCAGGGTGAAGGAACGACAATGCAGACATTTGAAATGCTGATTTCAGGCACAGATGACTGGATTATTGATGGTGATAAATGGGTTGCCAAGGCTGACGGTATCACAGCTTCTCTGAAATTTATCCAGAATCTCTATGATATGGGTATTTATGATAACAATGAACTGGCCACTATGCTCGATGCACAGAGCTGGATGGTGCTGAATGAAAAAATGCCACAGGGTCAGGAAGTCGGTATCCTTTTGGACGGTAACTGGAAAGGTGGAGACTTCAAGGGTTATGAAGACTCTATTGGAGTCACTCCCATGCCAAGAGCCGCAGGTGATGGTTTCACATCTATGAGTGGTGGTTGGACCCTGGGTATTTCTTCTTTATCAAAGAACAAAGATCTGGCAATGGACTTTATCAAAATTGCCTGTAATAAGGAAAATATGCTTATCTATGTTAATACCTCCGGAGATATGACTACAAGAAGAGATGTGGCTGTAGAGAAGGCATATATCGAGGGTGGTCAATTCAGAGCCGACATGACTCCTTTTGCGGAATACACACACTTCCGTCCCGGAAAGGAACTGTATCCCAGTATTTCGATTGAAATACAGTCAGCTGTCGAGTCTGTTATCACAGGGCAGATGAGCGCTGAAGAAGCCGCTGAATCATATGCTACCAATGTAAAAGACCTTTCCGACGAAGGCAACTGGATCGAAAAATAA
- a CDS encoding carbohydrate ABC transporter permease yields MDKKIRQKIKIIGFLSPALILIILFYFAPSIMALIYSFTDKTLIGVKSQNFSFVGFKNYTKMFSDPRFIESLVNTVVFLLFSAVLGQQILGFAIARVMEKQNKGLQRIVGTAVLLGWVTPEVVVAFVFFAFFNTAGTLNNFLAGFGIKPVAWLFDYGMLAVILANIWRGTAFSMLMYQSALSNVPDDAVEAAWLDGANCFQLLFRIILPIIKGTIVTNTILVTLQTIGLFGLIFALTGGGPGYDTTTVPIYMYQKSFVSYQLGYGTAMAIVLLLFGILLSFFYMKSFKHEV; encoded by the coding sequence TTGGATAAAAAAATAAGGCAAAAAATAAAAATAATAGGTTTTCTATCACCTGCGCTTATTCTGATTATATTATTTTATTTTGCACCGTCTATTATGGCTCTTATTTATTCATTTACAGATAAAACCTTAATCGGTGTTAAATCACAGAATTTCAGTTTTGTTGGATTTAAAAATTACACAAAGATGTTTTCTGATCCCCGTTTTATTGAGTCATTGGTTAACACAGTTGTTTTTCTGCTGTTTTCGGCTGTTTTGGGTCAGCAGATACTTGGATTTGCAATCGCACGTGTTATGGAGAAGCAGAATAAGGGTCTGCAGCGTATTGTCGGTACAGCTGTTCTCTTAGGATGGGTAACTCCCGAAGTTGTCGTTGCCTTCGTATTTTTTGCATTCTTTAATACAGCAGGTACTTTAAATAATTTTCTGGCAGGATTCGGAATTAAACCCGTGGCATGGTTGTTTGACTATGGAATGCTTGCTGTAATCCTGGCAAATATCTGGAGAGGTACGGCATTCTCGATGCTCATGTATCAGTCTGCCTTGTCAAATGTACCAGATGATGCCGTCGAAGCTGCATGGCTCGATGGGGCCAATTGCTTTCAGCTTCTTTTCAGGATAATACTTCCCATCATCAAGGGGACCATTGTGACAAATACCATCCTGGTGACCCTGCAGACAATCGGATTGTTCGGTTTGATTTTCGCCCTGACAGGGGGAGGACCCGGTTATGATACAACAACAGTTCCAATATATATGTACCAGAAGTCATTTGTGTCATATCAGTTGGGATATGGAACAGCCATGGCCATCGTACTTTTATTGTTTGGTATTCTATTGAGCTTTTTTTACATGAAAAGTTTTAAGCATGAAGTCTAA
- a CDS encoding carbohydrate ABC transporter permease, producing the protein MGDFTPGITNKITISRIKKIIQTYGTRASLLFVAFLFIWPMLWLVFASFDANAPLAVRLPENVTLDNYKDVLTKGSNYRSFLNSFFISFSQATLVVILSILASYPLSRYKIKGKSTLMYSLLFLTGLPITAIMVPVYMVFFELKIINSLISTTLFLVSTALPYSIWMMKNFLDDVPLTLEEAAWIDGANTLQTLKHVIFPAILPGILVVFIFTFSGSWGNFFVPFILISSVEKLPASVAIYQFFGAYGSVQFGQLAAFSLLYTLPIAGLYILSQKFMSNGFSLGGSIK; encoded by the coding sequence ATGGGCGATTTCACCCCAGGTATCACTAATAAAATCACAATAAGCAGAATTAAAAAAATCATTCAGACATATGGTACCAGAGCATCACTTCTATTTGTTGCTTTTTTATTTATATGGCCTATGCTCTGGCTTGTATTCGCTTCATTCGATGCGAATGCCCCCTTAGCTGTTCGCCTTCCCGAGAATGTAACACTTGATAATTACAAAGATGTTTTAACAAAGGGTTCAAATTATCGTTCCTTTTTAAACAGTTTTTTTATATCCTTTTCTCAGGCCACTCTGGTTGTCATACTGTCAATCCTGGCATCATACCCCTTATCCCGGTATAAAATAAAAGGTAAGAGCACACTCATGTATAGCCTGTTGTTCCTGACTGGTTTACCAATTACGGCAATCATGGTTCCTGTATATATGGTGTTTTTTGAGTTGAAAATCATAAACTCGCTGATTTCGACCACTCTTTTTCTGGTTTCCACTGCGTTGCCTTACAGCATCTGGATGATGAAAAACTTCCTTGATGATGTTCCTTTGACCCTGGAAGAGGCCGCCTGGATAGATGGCGCCAATACTCTGCAAACCCTGAAACATGTTATTTTCCCTGCAATTTTGCCAGGTATCCTTGTTGTTTTTATATTTACTTTTTCAGGAAGCTGGGGTAACTTTTTTGTTCCTTTTATACTGATAAGTTCGGTGGAAAAGTTGCCTGCCTCAGTTGCGATATATCAGTTTTTCGGAGCATATGGCTCAGTGCAGTTCGGTCAATTGGCCGCATTTTCTCTGTTATATACATTACCAATTGCAGGATTATATATCTTGTCACAAAAATTTATGTCCAATGGATTTTCCCTGGGTGGTTCTATCAAATAA